ttaataactcTTAAAATTAACTCCTAAAATTCATGACATCTGCACAGCTTTAGTACTCCCTGAGAAGTTAACATGCTCATATCCCATaaaaatgataggaaaaaaatgttacattctAATATGACTggcacaaaatatttattaatttctaataaaaatgcatatgtggtaggaagaacagaaagattaatagagaaattaaaatttatcttaaagCCAACTCTAGTCAAGAAGACTTCTTCAAAGGCAAATAAGTGGTTAAGTATATAAATACTGCAAcatgggttttttattttatttttttagttgtagatgaacacaatatctctattttatttatttatttttatgtgttgctgaggatcgaacccagtgcctcacatgtgccaggcaagtgctctgccactgagctacagcaccagcTCATGggctattttttattgatttcctttttgGTCAGGGAACATTTCAAGAAAGTTTTAATTCAAGGAGTTCGAACAATGTCTACATTAAAACATCAAGTGAATTGTTCTTAGAAAAATTCTGATTTGATAAGACAGATTTTAATCTGTTTTAGACAAATTTGATTAGTTTCTGACTATACCTCATCTTACCACAATCATTACTCagagggcatttttttttttttgaaaaagaaaaaactaaaattagcaGCAGAATTAAGATCATTAGTCTCTAAAACTTCACAAATGAAATTCAGTGCTTCTGATTTAACCTTCAGGGGTAAGAGAGCAAAATCTATATACATTCTATTACTATCTACAAgcacaaagaaaaatatcaatacaAATGATAGTATAAAGAAGTAAACTCATGgttgtttcaaatttcaaaacatgAGACATTGTCATATGACTCTCATATAGCAAATTCCCTTTTTTTCTGGAACAGCACTTAATAGAAGTatgaatttccaaaaattaagaaaacaaatttgttttggtactgcggattgaacccagaagcgcttaactaagccacatccccagcccttttttgtattttatttagagacagggtttcaataagttactgaggctggctttggctttgaattttcgatcctcctgcatcagcctcctgagcccctggaattacaggcttgctcCAATGCACCTGGCCACTAATTTTGATTTTGACAGTGGACACTATGGTGTGAAAAGATGTAAACCCAAAATGTTTTCAGTGTCATTTACAGCAAAGAAATGACAAGAGAGAATGTTCTGGCAAATAACACCAGCTACTCCATTCTGGACCCAGTTTCTGATCATCCATTCAGTTCTAATGCTCCTAAACTGCCAATCCATCCCACTGGTCTAATCCCAACTCTTTTTTTATGCATAAAGAATCTAGTTTCCTTTCTGTCAACTGAATTTTAATTTACTAGAAAACTCTTGATTTAACATTAATTctaatccattttaagttgaagAAAATGCTATAATGctcaaaatttaattaaattggaGATGGAAATTAACTACTCAATTGGTATGGTagatatatttcaagtgctctaTGAATATAAGGGAAAGTAACAAGAAAATCTAGACCCTATGTTCTACATAGATTCCTTAACTACCTGATATAGTATAATCTTTGTTTTGATTATTCATGACAAAAAACAAGCAAAGGCCataaaactttttccttttttttttttaaagaatggcaCTTAAAGACTTCTTGGCTTGGTGAACACATCTGTATATACAAAAGGACCATTAAACTTAGTACATGTTAGTTATTAACAATTAATAGGGATCCTTTCTTATCACTGAGTTTTATAGAAAACACATTTGTATATGCTTCCTTTTAATCACATAGTCTTTAAAGATAATAAGTATGCTTAGACAACAGAGATTAATGTGAAATTTATAAAGATTCTATGACAGAAGAGAGCTTCACAATCCAGCTTTACTAGAAGACATTCCTTTCACCCACATTATTTGGTGTATCTCTGAAACATCTGAAAAATACTTTTCTGTGAATTACTAGGCTGTAGAGAATGAGTACTTTTAGATACATTACAATTTTCTTTAGTAGAATTTGACATCTTTTTTCCATTCGCCGAACTGTTCAACTGGATTTTAAAAGAAGGTTGCCAGTTTTCATCTCTTGAGCCTCTTCGAGGTTTTGGATGCTCTACATCAGTCTGCTTTTTGAAGTTTCTCTCTTTGTAATTCTTCTGCCCATTTAGTAAGTTATGTGGAGGTGAGGATGTAGTACGTAACTGGTACCCATCTGGGGATCCTTTTTGCCGGTTTGGCTTCATTAGTTCTTTATCCACCTCTTTCTGCAGTTGTAGCGCTAATAGCCGGTCTTGTTCTTCTTGTTTGTGTCTCTCAAAAAGTAAATGCTCCAAATCTATCAGTTTTTGGGtaaaattcatttctgtttccTCTTGATCTGAAGAAGATTCTGagaactttttcttcctttttaaagaaaagcatgaatCTCTGACTGCTTCAACTGAAGATTCctggctttttctttttgaaacaccTTTACTGTCTGGTTGGCTAGACTCTATCTCAACTGGGTTGTCTCCAATTATTTGTATCATATTTGATGAAGTACGCCCATTCTCTGTCTTGCCACAAGGCTTAACTGTAGCTTCTTTAGAGTAGGGAACTTTGGTTTTAGGTCCTTCATACTGTAAGACATATAACTCTTGATCATGATTGTTTGATCTTTTGGCTTTTCCTTCAAGGCACTGTTCTGCATCATAGACACATAACCATGGCATAGGTGACTCTACTGAAGACTTTGTACCTTGCTCTTGAATTTCAAGGCACATTTGAGGAGAAAGTGTTGGcatatcttcttcaatttctgtaTCTTGCCCTGTAGGGCTCTTCATATGACTTCTGTCAATTTCctgtagaaaacaaaaatactgaGTGTACAGGGGAAAACACCAAATCATAATATATATCTAATACCACAGCTGAATATTTGTAAAGTATTACTAACAAAgtatttcttccctccctctttttttgcggtgctgggaattaaacccaggatctCTGTGTGCTATGCAagttctctacctctgagttacaccCTCAGGCCTACTTCTTTCTTAGTATAATTGTTAATTCTATATTCCAGTTTAGATTACAGCATTAATTCATTTTTACCCAATGGAAACCCACAAATCAAAACTCACAAACTAGATTCTATGTATGGCTAAGAGCTGGCATTAGGATGGTCTGAACTCTTTCACCTTACAAAGGACTTCTAGTCTGGGGCTGTCAGGAGTCTCTCTGGACAGAAGCTATGAGCACATctttaagtcctgagtaaaggGGTACTGTACTGTTATTGTACCCCGAATACAATGGGCTTACCTCCACTTGGATAAGGAAGGTGTGGCTCCAGGAGCGGCCATGACAGGATGGGATTGAAATGCtcccacctgttcctttgtaatcctacccctttgccattttggggatagaatgttccatggaacctcacctgtgtgtcccctctataagaataaataattccagtggcttgctCTCTTTCTATGGACCCTTACAGTCACAGAGCCATCCtcagattttgaaaaggtactttTGTGTGTTTGCTTGCTTTCTTCAGAGTTTCCTTAATTATTGGAATAGTCaaattttgtgaacccagcacaGGTCACCAGCTCAGATAGATGGCGATATGGGCCTTTTAAGCCACTTTCTGCACTGTGGACCCTTCTTTAGGCATTTTGTTAAAACTTCTAGACAGACATCTTCtgagaataatattttcaaatataaaaattaaaatacatagtcTTACAAAGGGAATTAATTTATACTGTAACgcaattattaaaatgttaataaaccaggctggggatataggttggttggtaaagtgcttgccttgcatgtacacggccctgggctcaatccccagcaccacaaacaacaacaaaaacatacaaaatgttAATAAACCAAATGTTCATCTATTGACACATTAAATAAGAGCTGGTAGCAAGTTCAAAAATTTGTACTATCAAAATAGAGATGATTATAAGTAATATTTCAAGAGATCTGTAACAAATATACTGTGACATGAAAATAGCTGCATTTTCTACTGATAACAAAGTCACAGATACTATTACTATGGTTGTTGTCTGCAtccaaaattaaaggaaatattaaaattacaaattaacaAAATACATACTCTTTCTTCCATCTAGACCTTAGGTTAAGAACTCTTGCTTTAGTCAGTATAATTCTTCTTCTCACTTCTAGGTCTTACTTACCTAAGTCAAGACCTAGGATTAATTTTGACAATGGGAAAACCTTAAGAAGAAAGGCTTTGAGGAGAATGTGCCTCGGAACAAAGAATATCTTGTGTGAACTTTTAATCTTATTCTTTTGCCTATTTTGCTTTCCATTTATCCTTCCTGATAGCACTTTTTTATGAACCAATGTGGATGGAACTGGCCAGATTCTAGACTGCTTACCTCATTTTGCTGTGAAAACAGCAGTGGGGGAAAATTTCCCAGTCCTACAATGCCTCTTCTACAAATCCTCTGTTCGTGTATGAGCAGAACTGTCAGTTGAATTCTTCCCTCTACTACTTACTTCAGAGACTTGAAACAAGTGTCTtcactctgtgcctcagttttcttctctttctttctttttggcagTTCAGAGTCTCACCCATGCTAGGAAAGCGTTCTACCAGAGTTGgaaccccagcactttttattttattttgagaaaaggtctcaaGAAGTcaaccaggctggcctcaaacttgggatcctcctgacttagcttcctgaatcactaggattataggcctgtaccaccaTTCCTGGCTATTTTTTGGCACACAGTAAATGCTCATTGCATATCTGGTGGTATAAAACTAcctagattttttcttttttggaggagggtatcggggattgaactcagggccacttgaccactgagccacattgccagccctttttgaatttttttaaagtttttttttttttttaaatttcctttttgcattttttaaagacagggtctgagttgcttaaatgccttgctttttgctgaggctgactttgaactctcattCCTTCCGTCTCAGCCTTCTAAGAAaccacctaatttttttttaaaacattttttttttttttagttgtagttggacacaatatcttttttgtttatttattttcatgtggtgttgaggatagaacccaatgcctaacatgtttgaggcaagtgctttgccaccaaacaaaccctagccctctcTTGTTCTGTTTACCTGGAAATCTGATAAAGGTGAAATGTCACACATATTATTAGGCCATATGACTTAGTAAAAAGGGCCTGTGATCAATGACCTATCTGCCTCTGTTCTAGGATTAAAAGTGTTTTCAGCTCGAGGCTTCTTTTCTAAGTGACTTATCATTCTTTTGACTGGTATATTTCTTACCAGGACCCCAGGAAGTACACCTACAGGCTGTTGcatgctttgtttctttgttaatCTTCTATGTGAAGCTGGTACCAGGTATAACTCAGTTTTATGAGATTCATTATCTAGGTCAGGGATCAGAAAAATATGGCCCATGGACTTAGCCTGCTgcctatttttataaacaaaagttttactggaacacagATAAGCTCATCTGTTTACATTTGGCAATGGATCCTTCCAACTACAATAGCATGATTGGATAGCTGTGACATAGACTGTTTTgatcacaaaaattaaaatagctcCACCTGGTccttgagagaaaacatttgttgatCCCTTTTAGGTAAGTCTAAGATGACTAGATGACTATAAAAGGATATTCTATTAACTATAGTGCTTTAAAAAAAGTTAGGAAACCATAAATAATCTATACCATCAGTAAATGTGCCTAATCAAGAATGTCTTCAGCATTAACATACCTTAGTTGTGGAGTTTCTCCTGACTTCTTGTACAACTTCAGACTGTGTTGCTGATCCAAATAGAGATTTAGGTGacaaatacctttaaaaaaattatccaagTGTGAATACTTTGAAAGACAAGTAGCATATACTCAATATGCTAAAGCCAGATTAATTATTTATGCCCAAGACTGTTCAGTTTACTCATTAGCTGATTTGTCAAAGTGTATTTCACCTCCTGATCTTAGGTATTTTGGTTTAACTCTAGGACAAAACTTAAAACTGGGAGTATTAACAGGGCTGAGGGTATGGATCAACAGTAGAGCATCAGCATAGCATGATTTAAATCCTGTGTTTGATCACCagcacaataaaaacaaaaaaatctgacaTCGATATtttagtgaaagaaagaaaacagtaaaaaaggaagtaaaaataaaaaataaatatatatattttttaccttttttttttaagaatcttttttttttttttttttttttagttctctgcgaacacaacatctttgtttgtatgtggtgctgaggatcaaacctgggccgcacgcataccagagaagcgcgctaccgcttgagccacatccccagccctaaatattttttaattcttgaaaaaaatgtaaaaggttgATAGCATTAAATTACGCAAACCCTCCCCAAATTTacagaaacaatattttaagtaTGTTGGTGTCTTTGCATACCAGAAACTGTGGTTATTTACTCCATTCCCCTTACCCACTTTGCAGTTCTGGACATTTGAAACccaggccttacacatgctaagcaagtactctatcactaaaCCACATGCCTCTAGCCTCTGTTTACTACATTTTAATCTCTATTGAAAAACAATTCATGATTAGATTCTTACCATTATATAGTTTTTATACCAACTACCTGCTTACAGACACGCAGATGTTAACATATGTCAACATAATAGCTAATCCCTAAATTTCTAAGAGTCTATTATAGGCTGTTTGccactaaaaatacaaaatatataataaaatggaaaatggtGTAAGtaggaataaaaaaggaagattaCACATTGgtaggtttattttttaaacagtaaaCTAATCACACACataattgtaataaaatttagCAGAAATCTCCCAAAATATTGATTGTTTTCAAGTGGTGGTAACtttgggtgatttttttaaaaagcagcttggaaaagagaaaaatccattAGTTAGGAAGTATATCAGTATCAAGATATTAGAGTTATATGACAGTTATTTCAAAATTCCTAAGAGAACAAAATGTGATCAAATATATAACAGAATCAGTAAGGAGTCATTAAACTCTtccagttattctttttttataaaataacaagTAACGTATCAATACATGCTCATTGCAATAAACAAGTAAAGGAAATATACATATCAGCCCTTTCTATTCTCATGTGCTTCCtcatatgtaactttttttttcccccttttgatgCTAGGAATTGAGCCCAAAGCCTCCCTCATGCTGAGGATCCGCCTCCCAGTAAGAAATCCTTTATTGGTGACAGTTAGTACATGTCAAATTTGTACAATTATTGATCCCCCAAAAAGAGCTCAGTTACTTATCATATTACTGGTCCATAGAGTATGAAAGTGAACCAAGTAATTGCAGGAATGAATGAAGTCAATCctgcttcttttaaaatatatttttagttagcTGATATGACACATGCTATTCCCAACTCCAAGAACCATGGTGGTTCTATACAGGAATCAGCTAATCTACCCTTCAGATGAACTGGATTTCCAATATTCTCCCTGAAACAGCTTTTGTTTCTccttactttattttcaaaatgcctGCATGAAGCAACCTGAGTGATCTGATAAAGAACTGGCAGATTCTGCAGTATCTTGGCTCAGTTACTCCTCACCAACCACCTAAAAATTCTTTGTCattattttgcttgtttgttttttgctctactggggactgaacaaATGCCTggggcaagctctctaccaatgGGAGGCAGCCTAGTCCTACTTTCAGAGCGCAGCCCTGTAATCtaagtgactcaagaggctgaggcaggagtatagtggtaaatttgaagccagcctgggcaactttgtgagattctgctcaaatttaaaaacaacaacaaaaaaagcggGGAACTGAGGTACATGTATCTGACTGGTAGaatgcccccaggttcaatcctcagtaaatcccacctcccccccaaaagAGACATATAATCTTCTGTGATTCCCCCTGCCCCCCCATCTTAAAGATCATTACAAGGAAGaatatgctgggcatggtggcacaggcctgtaatcccagtggctcaggaggctaagagaGGAGTTCAAAAGGCAGCctcagggggctgggattgtggctcagcggtagagcgctcgtctagcacgggagggacccaggttcgattctcagcaccacataaaaataaaggcattgtattgtgtccatctacacctaaaaaataaataaatatatatatataaaaaaggcagcctcagcaactctcagtgagaccctgtttctaaataaaatacaaaatagggctgggaatgtggctgagtggttcAGTGGCCCTGagatcaattcctggtacaaaaaaaaaaaaaaagaagaatattttgcctcataaaataaatagttttacaAGAGAACAGTTAAAAAATgtaatacagggctggggatgtggctcaagcagtagcgcgctcgcctggcatgcacgcggcccaggttcgatcctcagcaccacaaacaaagatattgtgttggttgaaaactaaaaaataaatgttgaaattatctctctcatctctctctctctctctctttctcttaaaaaaaaaaaagtaatacatcATAATTATGGGGAGGGGATCCTGACTAGAAAGGAAAAGGGTTTCAAGATTaccttttgtaaatattttatatcttaatcCAGGGGATgatttaaatacatgtaaaaattcactaaatacatttaaattagtgcactttaaaatatgcataccatacttccaaaagtttttaaaatttacattaccATGAAAACCCAAATACTTACCACCTGGGTTTAAAGGGAAAatggatgtagttcagtaataCAGTGatatcctgggtttaatcccagcattgcggggggggggggggggtcggaCCCACGACCAACCCCCCCCAAAACCAGCCACATCTCCAgagaatgtcttttaaaatatatttttagtctttcttctccttttttctctccccatttttttttttcatttccaaattaCTAATGATGGTGGACATCATTTCATGTGCCTACAGGCCACTTATATTTCATCGAAGAAATGTCTAAGTCCTTTgcccttttttaatttgtgttgTCTTTAGTTGTTGAGTTACAAGTATTTAATGTAATATTCTAGAGACTAGACcacatcagtttttatttttttggtaagagAAGAGTCATGCTATGTTGCCCAAACTGGCCCTGAACTCCCAGGATCAAGTGTTCTTCTTGCTTCAGTCCAGATGACTATCTTGGACTACAAGTGAGGTACCATGGTACTGGCTCcattttcataaaacttttttggtggtgctaggaatcaaagCAAGGGCCTTAAATGGCTTAACCATTCACTCCATTACTGAGCCTCACTCCAAGGCCCTCAattgtttttaactttgttttagcTTTATCAGTTTCTCGATGTCTGTTTCTAAATTCATTACTTGGTTTAGTCTtctagtaatttaaaattttttttagatacatAAAGATTCATAAGTCATATCCTTAAGCTGTTTCTCAATGTGTTACTTGGTTTATTCTAATAATTTAAAAgtctgtatttcaaaatatatttttagataaagATTCATAAGTCATATCCTTAGGCaatatatgtcaaaatgaaacacCTATCTGTATAACCCCCATTCCCACCTCTgttaatggggattgaacccagggccttgtgaacactatgcaagcactttgccactaagctacatccctaaccttgcttttcctattttaaaagattttcttctgatttctactttGCATATCAATCATCAGTATTAATAATATTGATAgaaccacacttttttttttttttcatttaacagcAACCACCTTATTTAACTCTCCTTTCCAAAAGTCCTCCCATTCTAAAtccaaaatttcaacaaattttgGAAGGAGATGTGAGTTACCTGCACATATATACTAAGCTGAACTAGAAGTCCTCACATGGTTTTCAAGTCTAGATTGTGGTTCTTAAACTTTTTCTACTATGAATTTTAGCATGGGAAGCCTTATGTCCTCACAAAACCATCAATTCTACCTATTAAAGGATTCTAGAGGGCTATTATAAGGAAACTAGCTCATGCCATCCTTGATTActttattcatgtttttgttttgttttgttttgttttatagtagCAAAGAAATACTA
This window of the Ictidomys tridecemlineatus isolate mIctTri1 chromosome 3, mIctTri1.hap1, whole genome shotgun sequence genome carries:
- the Rnf168 gene encoding E3 ubiquitin-protein ligase RNF168, producing MALPKDAIPSLSECQCQICVEILIEPVTLPCNHTLCNPCFQSTVEKANLCCPFCRRRVSSWTRYHTRKNSLINMELWETIQKHYPKECKLRISGQGSEEIVDDYQPIRLLSEPGELRREYEEEISKVEAERRASEEEENKASEEYIQRLLAEEEEEEKKQAEKRRSEVEEQLKNDEELARKLSININNFCEGSTLASPLNSRKSDPVTTKSQKKNKNKQRNIGNIQKYLSPKSLFGSATQSEVVQEVRRNSTTKEIDRSHMKSPTGQDTEIEEDMPTLSPQMCLEIQEQGTKSSVESPMPWLCVYDAEQCLEGKAKRSNNHDQELYVLQYEGPKTKVPYSKEATVKPCGKTENGRTSSNMIQIIGDNPVEIESSQPDSKGVSKRKSQESSVEAVRDSCFSLKRKKKFSESSSDQEETEMNFTQKLIDLEHLLFERHKQEEQDRLLALQLQKEVDKELMKPNRQKGSPDGYQLRTTSSPPHNLLNGQKNYKERNFKKQTDVEHPKPRRGSRDENWQPSFKIQLNSSANGKKMSNSTKENCNVSKSTHSLQPSNSQKSIFQMFQRYTK